The region ACCATAATCCTTTTCATCCTGTATCCCCCTTTGAGTGACATTCACTTGATTTCTTGACTTCTTGATTTGTTTGTCAATTCGGACAAGAGTAAATCATCTGATAATCCTCCCAAATGCTTTTTTTCAATCATGGTTTTGGCAGAATCCCAATAAATTTTGATAAGTCTTTCACTAAAAACTTTATCTGTTAAACTTCAATTAAAAATAATCAATCATTTGTTCGCAAATGTATTAAACTAAGTAGAAGTTAAGATAAAAGCTGTAATCTCCAAAATAGTAAGCAATAAAATTGTTATATTTATTTTAATTGAATTGTCAACCTCTAACTCTGAATAGTATAATTTCCCTTTATACCCCCTTGAATTTATTGAATCCTTTATTTCCCTCCATCTGTTAAAAGTATTAATAAAAAGCATTCCTGCAATTGTAGAAGTTGTTCTAATGCTTTTTTTTGCTGAATCAAATCCTCCTTTAGATTTTGCTGATTTTATCATCAATTCCAATTCTTCCTCCAAAAGTATTACATATCTTTCCATTAACTTTGCAATATCTATTATCTCAGATATATTCTTATGCTTTGATAATACAAACAATATATCATCAAGTGGAGTTGTAAAAATCAAAAACGTTATGGCAATAGAATTTGCAGCACCTCTTAGAGTTATAGTAATTAAATATTGAATATCTCCCCCGATTAAAAACGCTAATGCAGCAATTAAGTAAAATGAAATTAAATACATTGAAAATTTAGTTACCATATACGAGGGGGTTTTATAATACAAGTGAAGTATTATAAACAAAGCAATATTTAAAGAAAAAAATAGTTTGCTATTACTATAGCCTAATAAAGCAATTGCAATCAGACAAAAGAATAGTTTTAGGAGTGGATGGATAAATTTAGCTCTGCTGCTTTTCGAAAACAATATTACTTCCCTTATCATTCTTTTTCCTTCCTAATATATAACCTATAACAAATGCACCAATAGATGCCTGCAGTGCAAATAAAAGACTTTCTGTTTCACCTGATGGTTCAAATATGCTATTAAAATATGGTTCATAGTCAGGAGCTACTTCAGTTATCATTTCCTCTGCCTTTCCATCTGCCCCGCTAAGGTCTCCATTATGAGAACCAATAACAAGCGAAAATACAATCACAATTGCTGCAATAATCATTAAAATATAGTTCTTCATATTTTTTCGCCCCCCAATTCGATTCCATTGCTAAAATATCTTTGAATATAATCATATATTATTACAGTGACCAATCCCTCAATTATAGCCAATGGAATCTGAGTTATAGCAAATATTGCTGAAAATTTTATAAAGGATTCTAAAATTCCACCTGCTTTCCCTGGAAATGCAATGCTTAGCTGCAGTGCAGTCGTTACATAAGTCAGCAAATCTCCAATCATAGCCGATACAAATACTGCCATTTTCAAGTTCTTTTGCTTTAACAATTTAAATGTAAAATAAGCTGCAAATGGTCCAACTATGCCCATGGAAAATGTATTTGCACCTAGGGTTGTAATTCCTCCATGGGCAAGGAATACTGCTTGAAAAAACAGCACTATCATTGATAAAACCGATGACACAAGTGGTCCAAAGAGAATTGCACTTAGTCCTACTCCCGTTGGATGGCTGCTTGAGCCTGTGATAGATGGAAGTTTAAGAGCAGATAATAGAAAAATATATGCACCGCAGAGGGCAAGCATTAGTTTTACTTCGTTATCTGCTTTTATAAGTTTAGTTATCTTTCTAACCCCTAAAATTATTATTGGGATACATAATGCGAAATAGAACACAGCCCAATGAAGGGGTAAAAATCCTTCCATGATATGCATCGCATGTGCAGTTGAAAAACTCTGAAGAATTAAGAATATTGATATAAACAATATTCTTTTCATTCTATACACTTCCCTTCACAGTGTTTAATATTAAGCCCCTTCAAAAAGTAATATCCATTGCTGTATTCAAGTATTGAAACTGAAGCGTTGTCTATTTTAAATTTATAAAAAAACTCTGGATTTCCAAATACGCATGACAATATGCAACGGATGACTCCTCCATGGCTTATAACTAAAACATTCCCTGAATTTTTTTGAATGTCATTCAAGAAATTTTCGCATCTTCTATAAACCTCTAACAAACTTTCTCCCTCAGGTATTTTATAGTTAATAAAATCATCATTCCATGAATTGACCTCAATCGGAAATTGTTTTAGTGCCTCCTCGTATTTTAAACCTTCAAATATACCAAAATTCATCTCAATGATTCTTTCATCGATTATCTTTTCGCCATCATACAAAATATCAGCTGTTTCTATCGCTCTTTTCAAAGGGCTTGTAATGCAAGTTTTAATTTGAAAATTATCTATAATAGGTTTTAGCATTTTAATTTCTTCAATTCCTCTTTTAGATAATCTTCCATCTGATTTTCCTGAATAAACTCCTTTTAAATTGTCCTCAGTTTCACCATGTCTTACTAATATTAAATCCACTGTATCACCACCCAAAGAAGGAGCAGTAAAATTTCATTTATCTCAATACAAGCACCATAAACATCACCTGTAAGACCATCTATTTTTTTATAGGATATCTTCATAAGAACATAAGTTATCAGCCATCCTATAAATAAAAGTAAAACATACCTTAAAGCAACTAAATATATGCCAACCAGAGAAAAGGTTAAAAGTCCTATGATTGAATATTTAATCGTTTCTTTGCCGGTAAATAAAATCCCTAGTCCTTCATTTCTTGCGCTTTTACCAACTGCAAACAAATACGTTACAAGAAGCCTTGACAATCCTATAGAAACAATTAGTCCTATTAAAGCGCCTTCTTGTCTTAAATTTTTAATTATTATAAATTTAAATAGCAAATCAAAAACAACAGCTATAACCCCAAAGGCACCTATTCTACTGTCCTTCATTATCTCAAGTATTTTTTCTTTTTTTCTTCCTGATAAAAAGCCATCGGCAGTATCCGAAAGTCCATCTACATGTAGACCACCTGTTATGCTTATCCATACGAATAGAGTAATTAGTGCAGCTATTTCTTCATTTATGCTTATTAGTAATCTAAAAGGAATGTATACTATAGAAGCAATTATCACCCCAACAAAAGGGAAAAATGCTGTGCTCTTTTTTATCGTCCTTTCATCAAAATCTACTTGAATATTCAATGGCAGCCTTGTTAAAAACTGAATTGCAAGTATAAACGCTTTAATCATTTTAACTTAAGCGGTATTCCTAAAAAAACAATATAAACTTCATCTGAAATTTGAGCTGCCATCTGATTTATCCTGCCTTGGATATCCCTGAAAACCCTTGCGATATGGTTTTCAGGGACTATGGACATTCCTGTTTCATTGGTGACCATTATTAAATTTCCATTCTTATTGTTCACTTCATCAATGAGGCTTTTTATCTCATTATTGGCCACTTCTTCTATTTTTTTCTGGGTAACTTCATCTATTTTTTCCATGCCCTCTGTAATATCAAACATTATATTCGATATCAAATTTGTCAGGCAGTCGAGCAGGTAATACTTCTCATTTCCAACAGCCTCTTTTAAATTATACGTCCCCTCAAACGTTCTCCATTTTGCATTTCTCCTATTTCTATGCAAATTAACTCGCTGCTGCATCTCTTCATCCCATATCCTTGAGGTCGCAATGTATACTACCTCATTTTTATCCTTTAGCATTTCTTCAGCGAACTTGCTTTTACCCGAACGTGCTCCACCGCTTATCAGCGTTATCATTTTATTTCTCCTCTCTTATGTCAACTAAAAAGTCGTTAACAATATTTGCCTCCTCAAATGAACCCATTTCATTGACTATTGCAAGTGCAGATTCTATTATCATAAACGCCAATGGACATCCTGAACCTTCTCCTAGCCTCATCTTTAAATTAAGCATTGGCTCTATGCCTATTTCATTCATCATATAAACTGCCCCAGGCTCTGCAGACAAATGCGATGGGAATATATAATCCTTAACAAGTGGATTTAATCTTACTGCACAAAGCGCTGCCGCAGATGAAATAAAGCCATCTATTACAATTGGAACTCTGTTTTTTGCAGCAGCAAGGAAGCATCCACAAAGCCCTGCTATATCAAACCCTCCAACCTTTGCTATAACATCGATGGGGTCATTGGGATTAGGCTTATTTATTTCTAGTGCTCTCTTCACTACATTCTTTTTATTTTGATGCTGTTCATCTGTAAGTCCTGCACCCTTGCCAACTACAACATCTGGACTAAGACCAGATAATGCGCTTAAAACTGCTGCCGAAGTCGTTGTGTTGCCTATTCCCATCTCACCAGTTCCTAAAAGGTCAACTCCTCCTTTTACAAGATTGTCAACAACTTCAATCCCTATTTCAATTGCCTTTACTGCATCTTCATAGCTCATAGCCGCCTCTTTAGCTATATTTTTAGTCCCATATGCAATTTTTTTGTTAATTATCAAAGGATGGTCAAAATCTGCGTCAACTCCTATATCAACAATTGTAAGTTCAGCACCCGCCTGTCTTGCAAGAACACAAACCCCAGTAATTCCTCGAGTAAAATTTTCTGTAACAACTTTAGTTATAAATTTAGGTGCACAACTAACACCTTCATCAACTACTCCATTGTCTGCGGCCATTATAACTATATTCTTCTTGTTTATTTTATTATGTATTTTACCTGTGATGCCTGCCATTCGTGCCCCTATTTCTTCTAAAGTTCCAAGGCTGCCTATAGGCTTTGTAAGATTATCGATATGTTTTTTGGCTTTTTCTACAACCTCCATATTAAGCGGTTTGATTCCTTCAATAGTTGATTTTAATAATTCCATTGCTTATCCTCCCTCTTTGTTTAAAAATTCAATAAATTTTTGACATTTAAAAAGCCTCTACAAAGGTAGAGGCAAGATTATACAAAAAAGCCTACCATAGGGGCAGGCTATATCTTTACAATCAGCCACTCCCTTCCCTCCGAAGGATTAGCATCATTAAAGGCAGGTCTCCTGGCTAACGGGTCCTCCTCATCCAACCCTTCCCGGTTTTACAGTGGTTGTTGGATTCGTCGCCGTATACAGTAGCGGGGGCTGCAGCGGATTTACACCGCTTTCCCTATTAAGCTTTTCAAGCACCTTTAACAAACTTTATTAAATTTTAGTATTAATGTTCTCGTTTTTTTCAGTTTATCATAAATAATAGTAAAATTCAATTAGTAGATTCGTTTTGTTCGTGGTTGCCATTTTTTCTTTGCTGATAAAAGCTTGAAATCGAACCTAGCAAGTCATGGACAAAATTTGAACCTCTGCTAATAAGGATGCCTGTTAAAATATTCCCCACAAAGGGTATTTTATTTGCCCCAAGATACATAGTAAATACATCAAAGTCAAAAACTATGCAAATTAGTGCTGCAACAGCTATCGCGCCTATCCTGTCAAAACAAAAATACTTGTCCTTCTTTATCATCTTCAATGTTTCCCAAACTGCTTCTGTAAAAATAGCTGCAATGAGTATTTTGTCCATAAAACCATCCGAACAATTGATTCAATAACATTATATTATTTTTTTTCTCAACTATTCCTAGGAATAACAACATTTAACGCATTTTTTAATATTTCAAATTCTGCTCTATCAGTTATGATTATCTCTCCGTCTATATTTACTGCAAATTCCTCATCTGAAGTGATTACAAGTTTGCTTCCTTTAAACATGCTAACTTCTCTTAAATCTATATGTTCACCCTTTATGTATTTACTAAGCAAGAAGGGTATTTTTAGTTTGTTCATATTCTCAATAAAGCATATATCAAATAGCCCGTCTGATATATCTGCCTCAGGAGTAGGCAGCATACCACCGCCGTAATATTTTCCATTAGATGCTGTTACGAGCAATGTTTTTGCATTAAAACTATACTCATCTATACTAACATTAAAGTTCTTCCCTTGGTATTTTAATAGCGTCTTAACAAGCCCATAAAGATATGCACTCTTACCAGAAAAAATTTTATTGCTCCTTTGCACTGCATGGGCTATTTCGCTATCAATTCCAGCACTTCCTATATTGATAAAAAATCTGTCATTGCATTTACCCAAGTCAACCCTAATTATCTCTCCGTTTATGATATATTCTAATATTTTTT is a window of Caloramator mitchellensis DNA encoding:
- the cobS gene encoding adenosylcobinamide-GDP ribazoletransferase, with protein sequence MIKAFILAIQFLTRLPLNIQVDFDERTIKKSTAFFPFVGVIIASIVYIPFRLLISINEEIAALITLFVWISITGGLHVDGLSDTADGFLSGRKKEKILEIMKDSRIGAFGVIAVVFDLLFKFIIIKNLRQEGALIGLIVSIGLSRLLVTYLFAVGKSARNEGLGILFTGKETIKYSIIGLLTFSLVGIYLVALRYVLLLFIGWLITYVLMKISYKKIDGLTGDVYGACIEINEILLLLLWVVIQWI
- a CDS encoding CbiQ family ECF transporter T component; translated protein: MIREVILFSKSSRAKFIHPLLKLFFCLIAIALLGYSNSKLFFSLNIALFIILHLYYKTPSYMVTKFSMYLISFYLIAALAFLIGGDIQYLITITLRGAANSIAITFLIFTTPLDDILFVLSKHKNISEIIDIAKLMERYVILLEEELELMIKSAKSKGGFDSAKKSIRTTSTIAGMLFINTFNRWREIKDSINSRGYKGKLYYSELEVDNSIKINITILLLTILEITAFILTST
- a CDS encoding energy-coupling factor ABC transporter substrate-binding protein, which encodes MKNYILMIIAAIVIVFSLVIGSHNGDLSGADGKAEEMITEVAPDYEPYFNSIFEPSGETESLLFALQASIGAFVIGYILGRKKNDKGSNIVFEKQQS
- a CDS encoding diacylglycerol/lipid kinase family protein, which encodes MKFLFIVNPKAGHGKAKGLVPLIQNICNKKGVEFKIEYTMAPEHATQIAKEGSKYFDVVASVGGDGTLNEVVNGIIGSEAALGVIPGGTGNDFARTIYEDSDIEKILEYIINGEIIRVDLGKCNDRFFINIGSAGIDSEIAHAVQRSNKIFSGKSAYLYGLVKTLLKYQGKNFNVSIDEYSFNAKTLLVTASNGKYYGGGMLPTPEADISDGLFDICFIENMNKLKIPFLLSKYIKGEHIDLREVSMFKGSKLVITSDEEFAVNIDGEIIITDRAEFEILKNALNVVIPRNS
- the cobT gene encoding nicotinate-nucleotide--dimethylbenzimidazole phosphoribosyltransferase; the encoded protein is MELLKSTIEGIKPLNMEVVEKAKKHIDNLTKPIGSLGTLEEIGARMAGITGKIHNKINKKNIVIMAADNGVVDEGVSCAPKFITKVVTENFTRGITGVCVLARQAGAELTIVDIGVDADFDHPLIINKKIAYGTKNIAKEAAMSYEDAVKAIEIGIEVVDNLVKGGVDLLGTGEMGIGNTTTSAAVLSALSGLSPDVVVGKGAGLTDEQHQNKKNVVKRALEINKPNPNDPIDVIAKVGGFDIAGLCGCFLAAAKNRVPIVIDGFISSAAALCAVRLNPLVKDYIFPSHLSAEPGAVYMMNEIGIEPMLNLKMRLGEGSGCPLAFMIIESALAIVNEMGSFEEANIVNDFLVDIREEK
- the cobU gene encoding bifunctional adenosylcobinamide kinase/adenosylcobinamide-phosphate guanylyltransferase, yielding MITLISGGARSGKSKFAEEMLKDKNEVVYIATSRIWDEEMQQRVNLHRNRRNAKWRTFEGTYNLKEAVGNEKYYLLDCLTNLISNIMFDITEGMEKIDEVTQKKIEEVANNEIKSLIDEVNNKNGNLIMVTNETGMSIVPENHIARVFRDIQGRINQMAAQISDEVYIVFLGIPLKLK
- a CDS encoding energy-coupling factor ABC transporter permease, giving the protein MKRILFISIFLILQSFSTAHAMHIMEGFLPLHWAVFYFALCIPIIILGVRKITKLIKADNEVKLMLALCGAYIFLLSALKLPSITGSSSHPTGVGLSAILFGPLVSSVLSMIVLFFQAVFLAHGGITTLGANTFSMGIVGPFAAYFTFKLLKQKNLKMAVFVSAMIGDLLTYVTTALQLSIAFPGKAGGILESFIKFSAIFAITQIPLAIIEGLVTVIIYDYIQRYFSNGIELGGEKI
- a CDS encoding histidine phosphatase family protein, yielding MDLILVRHGETEDNLKGVYSGKSDGRLSKRGIEEIKMLKPIIDNFQIKTCITSPLKRAIETADILYDGEKIIDERIIEMNFGIFEGLKYEEALKQFPIEVNSWNDDFINYKIPEGESLLEVYRRCENFLNDIQKNSGNVLVISHGGVIRCILSCVFGNPEFFYKFKIDNASVSILEYSNGYYFLKGLNIKHCEGKCIE